One genomic region from Streptomyces sp. Li-HN-5-11 encodes:
- a CDS encoding bifunctional lytic transglycosylase/C40 family peptidase — protein sequence MTVRRAWVVAIAAVGTVLTFVMALVVGVYLTAGNIVGGMGGGAVRLAKGAVPAAYQALVQKWGNLCPAINPALLAAQLYQESGFNPNAVSPAKAQGIAQFIPGTWATHGIDGNGDGRRDVWDPNDAIPSAASYDCQLASYVKTVPGNLSDNMLASYNAGADAVIRYGGVPPYAETQNYVKTITTLAQSFAAPVTRLDPSKQAAGAISYAQSKLGTPYLWGGNGTPDQGGRFDCSGLTKAAYESVGITLPRVANDQYNAGPHPKRDELLPGDLVFFSDDLTNSRAIRHVGIYVGGGYMIDAPRTGAVIRFDPIDTPDYFGATRVTEDGAKALPTSV from the coding sequence TTGACGGTGCGTAGGGCATGGGTCGTGGCGATCGCAGCCGTCGGTACCGTACTCACCTTCGTGATGGCGCTCGTCGTCGGCGTGTACCTCACCGCCGGGAACATCGTGGGCGGCATGGGCGGAGGCGCCGTCCGGCTCGCCAAGGGCGCCGTGCCCGCCGCCTACCAGGCCCTCGTGCAGAAGTGGGGCAATCTCTGCCCCGCCATCAACCCGGCGCTGCTCGCCGCCCAGTTGTACCAGGAGAGCGGGTTCAACCCGAACGCCGTCAGTCCGGCGAAGGCGCAGGGAATAGCTCAGTTCATCCCCGGCACCTGGGCCACGCACGGTATCGACGGCAACGGCGACGGCAGGCGCGACGTCTGGGATCCGAATGACGCGATTCCGTCGGCCGCGTCCTACGACTGCCAGCTGGCCTCGTACGTCAAAACGGTGCCTGGGAACCTCTCGGACAACATGCTCGCCTCCTACAACGCGGGAGCCGACGCCGTCATCAGATACGGGGGCGTACCGCCGTACGCCGAGACCCAGAACTACGTGAAGACGATCACGACGCTGGCGCAGAGCTTCGCCGCGCCCGTCACCCGGCTCGATCCCTCCAAGCAGGCCGCCGGCGCCATCTCCTACGCGCAGAGCAAGCTCGGCACGCCCTATCTGTGGGGCGGTAACGGCACCCCTGACCAGGGCGGACGCTTCGACTGCTCGGGGCTGACCAAGGCCGCGTACGAGAGCGTGGGGATCACGCTGCCGCGGGTCGCCAACGACCAGTACAACGCGGGGCCGCACCCCAAGCGCGACGAACTGCTCCCGGGCGACCTGGTCTTCTTCTCGGACGACCTCACCAACTCGCGAGCCATCCGGCACGTGGGCATCTACGTCGGCGGCGGGTACATGATCGACGCGCCGCGGACCGGGGCCGTGATCCGGTTCGACCCGATCGACACCCCGGACTACTTCGGGGCCACCCGGGTCACCGAAGATGGCGCGAAAGCACTCCCCACATCCGTGTGA
- a CDS encoding trypsin-like peptidase domain-containing protein — MKRTSGTSSHVDPARHARPRAGTRHYALFAALVLLAATSASVAAADAGPGPLGVTAVTTRSGESARVGALFNAGKTGDLPDNHFCTASVVHGPNRNLILTAAHCMSDDTDLVFAPGYRDGKAPYGLWRVKRRFMPDNWSKDQDEDSDLAFGIIEPLGGKDIEDVVGGNRFVTGTATGATAVTLTGYPDSRDEPISCTNKPQRHSSTQQRIDCPEFTAGTSGSPWINGDGQVVGVLGGHEEGGLTPDTSYSVVLGPEAAELYKDAAADP, encoded by the coding sequence ATGAAGCGCACCTCAGGTACCAGCAGCCACGTCGACCCCGCCCGTCACGCACGTCCCCGGGCCGGTACTCGGCACTACGCGTTGTTCGCTGCCCTGGTGCTGCTGGCCGCGACCTCCGCGTCCGTCGCCGCCGCCGATGCCGGGCCGGGACCGCTCGGGGTCACCGCCGTCACCACGAGGAGCGGGGAGAGCGCCCGGGTCGGGGCGCTGTTCAACGCCGGCAAGACCGGCGACCTCCCCGACAACCACTTCTGCACCGCGTCCGTCGTGCACGGCCCCAACCGCAACCTCATCCTGACCGCCGCCCACTGCATGAGTGATGACACCGATCTGGTGTTCGCGCCCGGATACCGGGACGGCAAGGCGCCGTACGGGCTGTGGAGGGTCAAAAGACGCTTCATGCCGGACAACTGGTCCAAGGACCAGGACGAGGACAGCGACCTGGCCTTCGGCATCATCGAGCCGCTGGGCGGCAAGGACATCGAGGACGTCGTGGGCGGCAACCGCTTCGTCACCGGGACGGCGACCGGCGCCACGGCCGTGACCCTGACCGGCTACCCCGACTCCCGCGACGAGCCGATCAGCTGCACCAACAAGCCGCAGCGGCACAGCAGCACGCAGCAGCGCATCGACTGCCCCGAGTTCACCGCCGGCACGAGCGGCAGCCCGTGGATCAACGGCGACGGCCAGGTCGTCGGGGTGCTCGGCGGGCACGAGGAGGGCGGCCTGACGCCGGACACCTCCTACAGCGTCGTCCTCGGGCCGGAGGCGGCGGAGCTGTACAAGGACGCGGCGGCCGATCCCTGA
- a CDS encoding S53 family peptidase translates to MRTPIPDSPHASGRWRRIGSAAAATAALLIAGLGTAAHASAAPTAPATQHTTQASPAKVTYTRSCAEPKKGQMACNALRVTGGVTAFQQQRAKETGITAQAVSPKAAADSPTGYGPSDLQSAYGLADAAASNGSGETIAIVDAYDDPNAEADLATYRSYYGLPDCTSDNGCFKKVGQTGSTTSLPSADSGWAGEISLDLDMASAVCPNCNILLVEAKSSSMANLGTAVNEAVKLGAKFVSNSYGGAESSSDTSYDSKYFNHPGVAITVSAGDEAYGAEYPAASKYVTAVGGTALKTASNSRGWSESVWHTSSTEGTGSGCSAYDAKPSWQSDSGCAKRMIADVSAVADPATGVSVYDTYGSDGTGWNTYGGTSASSPLIAAVYALAGTPGSSDYPAQYPYAAAGTSALNDVTSGNNGTCSTSYFCTAGSGYDGPTGWGTPEGVDAFTG, encoded by the coding sequence TTGCGTACGCCCATCCCCGATTCCCCCCACGCCTCCGGCAGATGGCGCCGGATCGGGTCCGCCGCCGCGGCCACCGCCGCGCTCCTGATCGCCGGACTCGGCACCGCCGCCCACGCGAGCGCGGCACCGACGGCCCCCGCCACGCAGCACACCACCCAGGCGAGCCCCGCCAAGGTGACGTACACCCGCTCGTGCGCCGAGCCCAAGAAGGGCCAGATGGCCTGCAACGCCCTGCGCGTCACCGGCGGCGTCACCGCCTTCCAGCAGCAGCGCGCCAAGGAGACGGGCATCACCGCCCAGGCCGTCTCGCCGAAGGCCGCCGCCGACTCCCCGACCGGGTACGGCCCGAGCGACCTCCAGAGCGCCTACGGCCTGGCCGACGCCGCCGCCTCGAACGGATCCGGCGAGACCATCGCCATCGTCGACGCCTACGACGACCCCAACGCCGAGGCCGACCTCGCGACCTACCGCTCGTACTACGGCCTGCCCGACTGCACCAGCGACAACGGCTGCTTCAAGAAGGTCGGCCAGACCGGCTCCACCACCTCCCTGCCCTCCGCCGACAGCGGCTGGGCCGGAGAGATCTCGCTCGACCTCGACATGGCGAGCGCCGTCTGCCCGAACTGCAACATCCTCCTCGTCGAGGCCAAGTCCTCCTCGATGGCCAACCTCGGCACGGCCGTGAACGAGGCCGTCAAGCTGGGCGCCAAGTTCGTCTCCAACAGCTACGGCGGCGCGGAGTCCTCCTCCGACACCTCCTACGACTCCAAGTACTTCAACCACCCCGGCGTCGCCATCACCGTCAGCGCCGGCGACGAGGCGTACGGCGCCGAATACCCGGCCGCCTCCAAGTACGTCACCGCCGTCGGCGGCACCGCCCTCAAGACCGCCTCCAACAGCCGCGGCTGGAGCGAGAGCGTCTGGCACACCTCCAGCACCGAGGGCACCGGCTCCGGCTGCTCCGCCTACGACGCCAAGCCGAGCTGGCAGAGCGACAGCGGATGCGCCAAGCGGATGATCGCCGACGTCTCGGCCGTGGCCGACCCGGCCACCGGCGTCTCCGTCTACGACACCTACGGCTCCGACGGCACCGGCTGGAACACCTACGGCGGCACCAGCGCCTCCTCGCCGCTCATCGCCGCCGTCTACGCCCTCGCCGGCACCCCCGGCAGCAGCGACTACCCCGCCCAGTACCCCTACGCCGCCGCCGGGACCTCCGCGCTCAACGACGTGACCAGCGGCAACAACGGCACCTGCTCCACCAGCTACTTCTGCACCGCGGGGTCCGGCTATGACGGCCCGACCGGCTGGGGCACCCCTGAGGGGGTCGACGCCTTCACCGGGTGA
- the pstC gene encoding phosphate ABC transporter permease subunit PstC, with translation MGISTESVSAAPPAPKSARSVTRPGDRIFSGLSRGSGILLLVIMAAIAAFLTTRAVHAIAGDHGNFITTFEWNANATPPVFGIAVLLYGTVVSSVIAMLLAVPVAVGIALFITHYAPRRLGTPIAYVIDLLAAVPSIVYGLWGALFLVPELDGLTKWLDSYFGWTVIFDQTNRGTAARSLFTVGILLAIMILPVITNVSREVINQVPKAHEEAALALGATRWEVIRMSVLPFARSGIISASMLGLGRALGETMAVATVLSSSDQLSLHLLDPGGGTFAANIASHFGEASDFGRDALIASGLVLFVITLLVNGAARMIIARRKEYSGANA, from the coding sequence ATGGGAATATCCACAGAATCCGTATCAGCCGCGCCCCCTGCCCCCAAGAGCGCGCGCTCCGTCACCCGACCCGGTGACCGCATCTTCTCGGGCCTGTCCCGGGGTTCCGGCATCCTGCTGCTCGTGATCATGGCCGCCATCGCGGCCTTCCTCACGACCCGCGCGGTGCACGCCATCGCCGGGGACCACGGCAACTTCATCACCACCTTCGAGTGGAACGCCAACGCCACCCCGCCGGTCTTCGGCATCGCTGTCCTGCTGTACGGCACCGTCGTCAGCTCGGTCATCGCGATGCTCCTGGCGGTGCCCGTGGCCGTCGGCATCGCGCTGTTCATCACGCACTACGCGCCGCGCCGGCTGGGCACCCCGATCGCGTACGTGATCGACCTGCTCGCCGCCGTTCCCAGCATCGTCTACGGCCTGTGGGGGGCTCTCTTCCTGGTGCCCGAGCTGGACGGGCTGACCAAGTGGCTGGACTCGTACTTCGGCTGGACCGTCATCTTCGACCAGACCAACCGGGGCACCGCGGCCCGCTCGTTGTTCACCGTGGGCATCCTGCTGGCGATCATGATCCTGCCGGTCATCACCAACGTGAGCCGCGAGGTGATCAACCAGGTTCCCAAGGCCCACGAGGAGGCCGCGCTCGCCCTCGGTGCCACCCGGTGGGAGGTCATCCGCATGTCGGTCCTGCCGTTCGCCCGCTCCGGCATCATCAGCGCCTCCATGCTGGGCCTGGGCCGCGCCCTCGGTGAGACCATGGCCGTGGCCACCGTGCTGTCCTCGTCGGACCAGCTGAGCCTGCACCTGCTCGACCCGGGCGGCGGCACCTTCGCCGCGAACATCGCCTCCCACTTCGGTGAGGCCTCGGACTTCGGCCGGGACGCCCTCATCGCCTCCGGTCTCGTTCTCTTCGTGATCACCCTTCTGGTGAACGGCGCGGCCCGGATGATCATCGCCCGCCGCAAGGAGTACTCGGGGGCCAACGCATGA
- the pstA gene encoding phosphate ABC transporter permease PstA: MSETMTDQRPMAGTPQPSLSRRRLPRWTPVAVAAASIAVGVAIGLGFGLSSRFQWGLIALLLFVVGTYVITAVTEDRRQAKDRVATSLVWACFVVAVVPLYSLVEETIARGVKVLDGYFLTHSMAGVIPSGPGGGVYHAIIGTLEQVGLASLIAVPIGVFTAIYLVEYGRGKLALAVTFFVDVMTGIPSIVSGLFILAFWILILGFSYSGFAGSLALVILMIPVVVRSTEEMLKLVPNELREASFALGVPKWRTILKVVIPTALGGITTGIMLAVARIAGETAPVLLLVFGNQLINNDPFNGPQSSLPFYIYEQYVYGTDAAYDRAWAAALVLIAFVMILNLVARGIARWKAPKTGR, encoded by the coding sequence ATGAGTGAGACCATGACCGACCAGCGGCCGATGGCGGGCACCCCGCAGCCTTCCCTGTCCCGCCGCAGGCTGCCGCGCTGGACTCCCGTCGCCGTCGCGGCCGCCTCCATCGCCGTCGGCGTCGCGATCGGCCTGGGCTTCGGCCTGTCCAGCCGCTTCCAGTGGGGGCTGATCGCCCTCCTGCTGTTCGTCGTCGGCACCTACGTGATCACCGCCGTGACCGAGGACCGCAGGCAGGCCAAGGACCGCGTGGCCACCAGTCTCGTGTGGGCCTGCTTCGTCGTCGCCGTCGTCCCGCTGTACTCGCTGGTCGAGGAGACGATCGCGCGCGGCGTCAAGGTCCTCGACGGTTACTTCCTGACCCACTCCATGGCGGGCGTGATCCCGTCCGGTCCGGGCGGCGGCGTCTACCACGCCATCATCGGCACCCTGGAGCAGGTGGGACTCGCCTCACTGATCGCCGTTCCGATCGGCGTCTTCACCGCGATCTACCTCGTCGAGTACGGACGCGGCAAGCTCGCGCTGGCGGTCACGTTCTTCGTGGACGTCATGACGGGTATCCCGTCGATCGTCTCGGGTCTGTTCATCCTGGCCTTCTGGATCCTGATCCTGGGCTTCTCGTACTCCGGTTTCGCCGGCTCTCTCGCGCTGGTCATCCTGATGATCCCGGTCGTCGTACGGTCCACCGAGGAGATGCTGAAGCTCGTGCCGAACGAGCTGCGCGAGGCCTCCTTCGCGCTCGGCGTGCCGAAGTGGCGCACGATCCTCAAGGTGGTCATCCCCACCGCGCTCGGCGGCATCACCACCGGCATCATGCTGGCGGTCGCCCGTATCGCCGGTGAGACGGCGCCGGTCCTGCTGCTCGTGTTCGGCAACCAGCTGATCAACAACGACCCGTTCAACGGGCCCCAGTCGTCGCTGCCGTTCTACATCTACGAGCAGTACGTCTACGGCACCGACGCGGCGTACGACCGTGCCTGGGCGGCCGCCCTCGTGCTGATCGCCTTCGTGATGATCCTCAACCTCGTGGCCCGCGGCATCGCCCGCTGGAAGGCCCCGAAGACCGGTCGCTGA
- the pstB gene encoding phosphate ABC transporter ATP-binding protein PstB — MAKRIDVSGLTAYYGSHKAIEDISMTVEPRSVTAFIGPSGCGKSTFLRTLNRMHEVTPGGRVEGKVLLDTEDLYGAGVDPVSVRREVGMVFQRPNPFPTMSIFDNVAAGLRLNGNYKKSELGDVVEKSLKGANLWNEVKDRLNKPGSGLSGGQQQRLCIARAIAVEPKVLLMDEPCSALDPISTLAIEDLIGELKERFTIVIVTHNMQQAARVSDRTAFFNLAAVGQPGRLIEIDDTERIFSNPSVQATEDYISGRFG, encoded by the coding sequence ATGGCCAAGCGAATCGACGTGAGCGGGCTCACCGCCTACTACGGGTCCCACAAGGCGATCGAGGACATCTCGATGACGGTCGAGCCGCGCTCGGTGACGGCCTTCATCGGCCCCTCCGGCTGCGGCAAGTCGACGTTCCTGCGCACCCTGAACCGCATGCACGAGGTCACCCCGGGCGGCCGGGTCGAGGGCAAGGTACTGCTGGACACCGAGGACCTCTACGGCGCCGGGGTCGACCCGGTCTCCGTCCGCCGCGAGGTGGGCATGGTCTTCCAGCGGCCGAACCCGTTCCCCACGATGTCGATCTTCGACAACGTGGCGGCGGGGCTCCGCCTGAACGGCAACTACAAGAAGAGCGAGCTCGGCGACGTCGTCGAGAAGTCGCTCAAGGGCGCCAACCTCTGGAACGAGGTCAAGGACCGCCTGAACAAGCCCGGTTCGGGCCTCTCCGGCGGCCAGCAGCAGCGTCTGTGCATCGCCCGCGCGATCGCGGTCGAGCCGAAGGTCCTGCTCATGGACGAGCCCTGCTCGGCCCTGGACCCGATCTCGACCCTCGCCATCGAGGACCTGATCGGCGAGCTGAAGGAACGCTTCACGATCGTCATCGTGACGCACAACATGCAGCAGGCGGCGCGCGTCTCGGACCGTACGGCGTTCTTCAACCTGGCGGCGGTGGGCCAGCCGGGCCGGCTGATCGAGATCGACGACACCGAGCGGATCTTCTCCAACCCGTCGGTGCAGGCCACGGAGGACTACATCTCCGGCCGCTTCGGCTGA
- a CDS encoding FAD-binding oxidoreductase: MERRAFIGGGAAAIAAVTTAACHGSGGTAMGTDGAHTTAKSSASSGTASGLRTTAAAAAADWAALARSLDGTLVRPGDASWATAHQLYNTRFDGLRPAAVAYVAHADDIRTTLAYARAHHVRVAIRNGGHSYAGFSSGDGRLIVDVSKLNRVRTSGGTAVVGAGAKLIDVYRALTAKGVTIPAGSCPTVGVSGLTLGGGHGVVSRAYGLTCDSLTQATVVTADGKQLTANASQNEDLFWALRGAGNGNFGVVTELQFRTHPAPQAVSAYLTWPWAKAAAVMKAWQEWGPGQPDEIWSSLHLENSAGGTPRVSVAAFSLGTYGELQNAVDRLAARVGARASSVSLKRHSYEQAMEAYAGCSSFPAEAQCHLPGSTPGRSPQGRLGRETYTARSDFFDRSLSAAGIQTLLSQIRSVRGGAGSIAFTALGGAVNRVSPTATAFVHRRSRMLAQYIASWKAGTTGTTAQSWLTSAHGAMKPYASGAAYQNYTDPTLTNWRTAYYGDAATRLTKLKRQYDPEGFFSSPQGL; encoded by the coding sequence ATGGAACGGCGTGCGTTCATCGGGGGCGGCGCGGCCGCGATCGCGGCGGTCACCACCGCCGCCTGCCACGGCAGCGGCGGCACAGCCATGGGGACGGACGGGGCGCACACCACCGCGAAGTCGTCCGCGTCCTCCGGTACGGCCTCCGGGCTGCGGACCACGGCCGCCGCGGCCGCCGCCGACTGGGCCGCGCTGGCCCGCTCCCTGGACGGCACCCTGGTCCGGCCCGGCGACGCCTCCTGGGCGACCGCCCACCAGCTCTACAACACCCGCTTCGACGGTCTCAGGCCGGCGGCGGTCGCGTACGTGGCCCACGCCGACGACATCCGCACGACCCTGGCCTACGCCCGCGCCCACCACGTCCGCGTGGCGATCCGCAACGGCGGCCACTCCTACGCGGGCTTCTCCTCCGGCGACGGCCGGCTGATCGTCGACGTCTCGAAGCTCAACCGCGTCCGGACGAGCGGCGGCACGGCGGTGGTCGGCGCCGGGGCCAAGCTCATCGACGTCTACCGCGCGCTCACCGCGAAGGGCGTGACGATTCCCGCGGGCTCCTGCCCGACCGTGGGCGTCTCCGGCCTGACGCTGGGCGGCGGCCACGGCGTCGTCTCCCGCGCCTACGGCCTGACCTGCGACAGCCTCACCCAGGCGACCGTCGTCACGGCGGACGGCAAGCAGCTGACCGCCAACGCGAGCCAGAACGAGGACCTCTTCTGGGCGCTGCGCGGCGCGGGCAACGGCAACTTCGGCGTCGTGACCGAGCTGCAGTTCAGGACCCATCCGGCGCCCCAGGCGGTGTCGGCGTACCTGACCTGGCCGTGGGCGAAGGCGGCGGCGGTGATGAAGGCCTGGCAGGAGTGGGGTCCCGGCCAGCCGGACGAGATCTGGTCGTCCCTGCACCTGGAGAACTCGGCAGGCGGCACACCGAGGGTCTCGGTGGCGGCGTTCTCCCTCGGCACGTACGGCGAGCTGCAGAACGCGGTGGACCGCCTGGCCGCACGGGTCGGCGCCCGGGCGTCGAGCGTGTCGCTGAAGCGACACTCCTACGAGCAGGCCATGGAGGCGTACGCGGGCTGCTCGTCCTTCCCCGCGGAGGCCCAGTGCCACCTGCCGGGCTCGACGCCGGGCCGCTCCCCGCAGGGCCGGCTCGGCCGCGAGACGTACACGGCCCGCTCGGACTTCTTCGACCGCTCGCTCTCCGCCGCCGGCATCCAGACCCTCCTGTCGCAGATCCGGTCGGTGCGGGGCGGCGCGGGCAGCATCGCGTTCACCGCGCTCGGCGGAGCGGTCAACCGGGTCTCCCCGACGGCGACGGCCTTCGTCCACCGCCGCTCGCGCATGCTGGCCCAGTACATAGCCTCCTGGAAGGCCGGCACGACCGGTACGACGGCCCAGTCCTGGCTGACCTCGGCCCATGGCGCCATGAAGCCGTACGCCTCCGGCGCGGCCTACCAGAACTACACCGACCCGACGCTGACGAACTGGCGCACGGCGTACTACGGCGACGCGGCCACCCGCCTGACCAAGCTGAAGCGGCAGTACGACCCGGAGGGCTTCTTCTCCTCCCCGCAGGGGCTCTAG
- the pstS gene encoding phosphate ABC transporter substrate-binding protein PstS: MKLQRKNRRALALGALAVSGALALTACGSDNNNGSGAGSGNSSASAASNAGSIKCDNAKGQLLASGSTAQQNAMALWAKNFMQACTGVQLNYKGVGSGAGIQEWLQGSTAFAGSDSPLKPEEIQQSKKNCSGGQGIDLPMVGGPISIIYNLPGVNDLVLDAPTLAKIFNGKITKWDDEAIKKLNPTAKLPSTAIQPFHRTEDSGTTDNFTKYLIAAAKSDWPYSGGKSWQAKGGQSAKGSSGVAAGVKQTAGAIGYDELSYATSGNLQMAQLNTGASAPVKLTTDSASKAIADAKIVGVNGDLALKLNYATKAEGAWPIVLVTSEIVCSKGNKADTLPATKAFLSYIASEDAQSQLASMSYAPLPAEIATKVRAAINSLS; this comes from the coding sequence GTGAAGCTTCAGCGCAAGAACCGGCGGGCTCTGGCTCTCGGCGCTCTCGCCGTCTCCGGCGCCCTGGCCCTCACGGCGTGCGGCTCCGACAACAACAACGGCAGTGGCGCCGGGAGCGGCAACAGCTCCGCGAGCGCGGCCTCCAACGCCGGCTCCATCAAGTGCGACAACGCCAAGGGTCAGCTGCTGGCTTCCGGTTCGACCGCTCAGCAGAACGCCATGGCGCTGTGGGCCAAGAACTTCATGCAGGCCTGCACGGGCGTCCAGCTGAACTACAAGGGCGTCGGCTCCGGCGCGGGCATCCAGGAGTGGCTGCAGGGCAGCACCGCCTTCGCCGGTTCCGACTCCCCGCTGAAGCCGGAGGAGATCCAGCAGTCCAAGAAGAACTGCTCGGGCGGTCAGGGCATCGACCTGCCGATGGTGGGCGGCCCGATCTCGATCATCTACAACCTCCCGGGCGTGAACGACCTCGTCCTGGACGCCCCCACCCTCGCCAAGATCTTCAACGGCAAGATCACCAAGTGGGACGACGAGGCGATCAAGAAGCTGAACCCGACCGCGAAGCTGCCGAGCACGGCGATCCAGCCCTTCCACCGCACCGAGGACTCGGGCACCACCGACAACTTCACCAAGTACCTCATCGCGGCCGCCAAGTCGGACTGGCCGTACTCGGGCGGCAAGTCCTGGCAGGCCAAGGGCGGCCAGTCCGCGAAGGGCTCCTCCGGCGTCGCCGCGGGCGTCAAGCAGACCGCCGGCGCCATCGGCTACGACGAGCTGTCCTACGCCACCTCGGGCAACCTCCAGATGGCCCAGCTGAACACCGGAGCCTCCGCCCCGGTGAAGCTGACCACGGACTCCGCGTCCAAGGCGATCGCCGACGCCAAGATCGTCGGCGTCAACGGCGACCTGGCCCTGAAGCTGAACTACGCCACCAAGGCGGAGGGCGCCTGGCCGATCGTCCTGGTCACCAGCGAGATCGTCTGCTCGAAGGGCAACAAGGCCGACACGCTGCCCGCCACCAAGGCGTTCCTGAGCTACATCGCCAGCGAGGACGCCCAGTCGCAGCTGGCCTCCATGAGCTACGCCCCGCTGCCGGCCGAGATCGCCACCAAGGTCCGGGCCGCCATCAACTCCCTCTCCTGA
- a CDS encoding phosphatase PAP2 family protein, whose protein sequence is MAGLAESGSNPDVDLLYDINGLAKDAPHWFDRLMEYVGEYGLLLAMVVLVLWCWWSVRRRGGQDAASSVAALVWAPLAAGIAVLVNVPIRGFVQRPRPFLDHQGLDVLVSGKTDYSFVSDHATITMAMGVGLFVANRKFGVAGIALALLEGFCRVYMGVHYPTDVVGGFALGTAVTLLLSPLAMALLTPLLKAVEGSAWAGWVVRARRGSTRPEAVADQRDERRAPSEERDLAA, encoded by the coding sequence ATGGCTGGACTCGCCGAATCCGGGTCGAACCCCGACGTCGACCTCCTCTACGACATCAACGGCCTGGCCAAGGACGCGCCGCACTGGTTCGACCGGCTCATGGAGTACGTCGGCGAGTACGGGCTGCTGCTCGCCATGGTCGTCCTGGTGCTGTGGTGCTGGTGGTCCGTGCGGCGGCGGGGCGGGCAGGATGCCGCGTCGTCCGTCGCCGCGCTGGTGTGGGCGCCGCTCGCGGCCGGGATCGCGGTACTGGTGAACGTGCCGATACGGGGCTTCGTCCAGCGGCCCCGGCCCTTCCTCGACCATCAGGGGCTGGACGTTCTCGTGTCCGGCAAGACCGACTACTCGTTCGTCAGCGACCACGCGACGATCACCATGGCGATGGGGGTCGGACTGTTCGTCGCGAACCGGAAGTTCGGCGTGGCGGGGATCGCGCTCGCGCTGCTCGAGGGCTTCTGCCGGGTGTACATGGGCGTGCACTACCCGACGGACGTCGTCGGGGGGTTCGCGCTCGGCACGGCGGTGACGCTGCTGCTCTCGCCCCTGGCCATGGCGCTGCTGACGCCGCTGCTCAAGGCGGTCGAGGGGTCGGCGTGGGCCGGATGGGTGGTCCGGGCCCGGCGGGGATCGACGCGTCCGGAGGCTGTCGCCGACCAGCGCGACGAGCGGCGGGCACCGTCGGAGGAGCGGGACCTGGCCGCGTGA
- a CDS encoding DUF5988 family protein produces MTAKALLEGGPEDLAGTVVPVVPPGQELKIPHLGGYEHYKVTSRHEDSEEGPVTVYRWWERTEVAE; encoded by the coding sequence ATGACTGCCAAGGCACTCCTCGAAGGCGGACCGGAGGACCTCGCGGGCACCGTCGTGCCCGTCGTCCCTCCGGGACAGGAGCTGAAGATCCCGCACCTCGGGGGATACGAGCACTACAAGGTCACCTCGCGCCACGAGGACAGCGAGGAGGGCCCGGTCACCGTCTACCGGTGGTGGGAACGGACCGAAGTCGCCGAGTGA